A window of Thermococcus sp. genomic DNA:
ATACTGCTCCCTCTTAACTGACCCGGGGTACTTCTGCGGGGAAGAGAACCTGATGTACCAGCTTAAGGTCGGCGAGTTTGAGGGACTGCCCTTCGCGAACGGTTTTGCAGGTTCGAAGGTAGCCCTCGTCGGCGAAGCACCGGGAAGGCGTGGATGTGGAAAAACGGGAATATGCTTCTACCGCGATGCCTCTGGAATGCTACTCCGCAAAACTCTATTCTCCCTCGGGATAAACCCGGACTTCCTGTACATTACCAACGTCGTCAAGTGTAATCCGCCGGAGAACAGGCTGAGGGGGATTCCTCCTGGAGCCTACGAGCTTTTGGCGAGAGAGCTGGAGATTTTAAAGCCGAAGGCTATCTTCGCGGTCGGGAGAACCGCAGAGAAGGTCCTCATGGAGCTTGGGTTCGAGGCTGAGTACCTGAGACATCCCGCATGGTACGTCAGGAGAGGCGTTAGGGAACCGAGTGGTGAAATCATGGGGGAATATTCCAAAATCAGGGAGGCTCTGGGTGAATGGACGCTTTAGTCCACCTATTCCTTGCAGTTCTCTGGGATTTAGCTTTCGGCGAGCCCCCCGCGAAGCTTCACCCGGTCGTGTGGTTCGGAAGAATAGCTGGGTTAATTGATTCCCGCTACAAACGGCGCTCTCCCGTTAGGGACTTCTTGGTGGGGACCGCCACAGCCATTATAGTTCTGGCCTTTGCCCTTTCGCTTTCAATTTTGCCTTCCTTTGCTCAGTATCCCATCAACTATGCTTTAGCGGTTTATCTTCTCAAAAGCTCCTTTGCGATTAGAAGTTTGCACGAGCACATAGCGAGAACTGTAACGGACGACATCGAGGAGAAGAGGAAAGCGGTCTCGATGATAGTCAGCAGAGACGTTAGAGACCTTGACGTCTACCACCTGAACTCTGCAGCAATAGAAAGCCTCGCAGAGAACCTGAACGACTCCGTAATTGCCCCGCTCTTTTATTTCCTCCTCTTCGGCCTGCCGGGGGCGTTAATCTACCGCGCCGTCAACACGCTCGACGCGATGCTCGGTTATAGGAACGAGCGCTACGAATACTTCGGCAAGTTCTCCGCGAGACTTGACGACCTCCTAAACTTCATACCGGCCCGCTTAACGGTTCTCCTCTACCTTCCCCTCGGTGGAAGGAATGTTTTTCGCTACTACCGTCTGG
This region includes:
- a CDS encoding uracil-DNA glycosylase family protein is translated as YCSLLTDPGYFCGEENLMYQLKVGEFEGLPFANGFAGSKVALVGEAPGRRGCGKTGICFYRDASGMLLRKTLFSLGINPDFLYITNVVKCNPPENRLRGIPPGAYELLARELEILKPKAIFAVGRTAEKVLMELGFEAEYLRHPAWYVRRGVREPSGEIMGEYSKIREALGEWTL
- the cbiB gene encoding adenosylcobinamide-phosphate synthase CbiB → MDALVHLFLAVLWDLAFGEPPAKLHPVVWFGRIAGLIDSRYKRRSPVRDFLVGTATAIIVLAFALSLSILPSFAQYPINYALAVYLLKSSFAIRSLHEHIARTVTDDIEEKRKAVSMIVSRDVRDLDVYHLNSAAIESLAENLNDSVIAPLFYFLLFGLPGALIYRAVNTLDAMLGYRNERYEYFGKFSARLDDLLNFIPARLTVLLYLPLGGRNVFRYYRLARFKINSDKPMAVMSAVLGVWLEKPGVYRFPGKAPENEDIKRALKVYWLVVAEWLVIVSLLLATGACPCLSR